The proteins below are encoded in one region of Oncorhynchus clarkii lewisi isolate Uvic-CL-2024 chromosome 33, UVic_Ocla_1.0, whole genome shotgun sequence:
- the LOC139393336 gene encoding transmembrane protein 60-like, with product MSLAQRVLLTWIFTLAFLIMLVLKLDGKVHWNWFLTFLPVWIFDGILLLMLLVKMVARCKAGHDPRNGSQDLKKKAWYLASMLLKLGFCLTLCARLEKLTHIKLTFVCIPLWCMLLGAMVELGYNIFPERREA from the coding sequence ATGTCTCTCGCTCAGAGAGTCCTCCTCACCTGGATCTTCACCCTGGCCTTCCTCATCATGCTCGTCCTCAAACTAGATGGCAAAGTCCACTGGAACTGGTTCCTCACCTTTCTACCCGTGTGGATCTTCGACGGCATCCTCCTTCTCATGTTACTCGTCAAGATGGTCGCCAGGTGTAAAGCGGGACACGACCCTCGTAACGGCTCCCAGGACCTGAAGAAGAAGGCCTGGTACCTGGCGTCCATGCTGCTGAAGCTGGGCTTCTGTCTGACGCTGTGCGCCCGGCTGGAGAAGCTTACCCATATCAAGCTCACCTTTGTGTGTATTCCTCTGTGGTGCATGTTGCTGGGAGCCATGGTGGAGCTGGGCTATAACATCTTCCCCGAgaggagagaggcgtga